The Ipomoea triloba cultivar NCNSP0323 chromosome 4, ASM357664v1 DNA segment AATCCCTATAGACTTATAAGAGCAGAGATTTCATGCAGGGCTCTGCATGAAATGAAGAGCCCTGCATGAAATGAACCTCCATGAATGATGAAAACAAAAGCATACCAGTTAAGCACCTGTTTGTCTTGAAACTCCCAAATCCGTAAATGTCCAGAACCCCAATCATCAACTGAGAATCAGGATCTTGGCCAATAGAATTGTTAATCTTTTCAACAAGCCTGAATAAGAAAACAATCAAAAGTGAGCTACCTTTGACACTGATGAAGAAGACTACTAAAACTAACATTTCAGCAACTAACCAATCAAACAGTTTAGAATAGACAGTTTTTGCCAAAGCATCTCTACTGGTAGCAGCAGCTTGAGGATCCAGACATTTTGTTATCTTCTCATCACAAGTTACAATGATGCGTTTACACAATGCGTCCTCAAGTAACTTTCCATCACACCTAAACAAAACTTCAATATGATGAACTTTGGGTGCTTGGAAATAAAATACACCATAGGATATCTTGAGAAACATGGGCAGAGAAAACTCACATGAAAAGTTCAGCTACAGTCTTAAGGTGGAAGCGAGATTGGTCATCCTTTGGTTGTGCAGAATCAATCTCCTTTCCCTTTGCAAACTCAACGTTTCCCAAGTGAAGTATTGCAACACTACTTATTCTTGGTTTAACACGACTATGAGCCTTAAAGATTGACGGTGAGGTGACTCCTTCGATTTGGCAGAGCGAGCGAGGATCCGGTTGATTCAAACGGCGAGCGAGCGACGTGGGAGTAGCTACTGGATAATCGTTTTGGCGAAGAGTAGGGTTAACGGTGATATTAACAGAGGAGGACAAAATTGACGGCATTTTTGACGGAAAATCATAAAGGTAAGGGTAAATTAGGTATTCtctatgaataatattaatctgaattatcttagccatctatttaattaaataattcatctaaaccatccatttgattaccaccattttttctacccattttaggcctaactctctttggctcttattagtatagtagactAGTTAGTAGGAAATTAATCATTCAAGAATAAATACATTGGGCTATTATAAAATGCTCTTACTTATaggaattgtaaggatccaatttaaataaatctcttacaagaattaaatcaagaattgagCCTTTGGAATAAATACTTAATTccggaataagaaatatatatgtatatcaattggaaagattaAGCCcgattaaatcaaataaattacccggtggaaataattaccggtctcaaggcttgaacgaaattacggggtgttacaaccaccaccaccactatcatcaccatcaccacactaccactaccacaccaccaccactaccacaacAACCATCACCACTATACCACCACAACTACCACCACCACTAGCACCAACACCACCgctacttattattattattattatattattattattattgatggtaAACTAGGTCTGAGCCACATGTACCGGCCAAAGAAAATAACTGGATCAAGAAGGCCCAAGAAGGAACCCAATACGAAGCCATCGAAGAGTTTAATAAGGATTGTGCTTAacatttgtaatataataagGATTCTAGCTTATAATTCATAATGTAACTAGGATTCCCAATATGAGACAGTctaggattcttattccttgcaGAACTCTAgacccaaaatatgtataaatagaccccaTACATAGGAAGGGGGCAAGCAATTATTAGCAATACAACACCTCTATTCTCTCAATATATTTCAATTCTCTATATATTTCGTATATTCTTGTTATCTTAGTGGTACTGTTGGCCTGCCTTTGGCTGCacaaaagtcataaaacaaacaattattattattattattattattattattatataacaaataatatgtttattttcaagaaaataaaccaaaaaagaaaaaaatgtaatttcttaactttcagccaaataaaaaaataatagttttctGACATTGagccaaacactagaaaatttaaatctttttaggaaatgagtcattttcaggaaatgattttttagaaaacattttcttggTTTCCAAACGGACTCTAATTGTTCTCGAAATCTTTTTCAggaaatgagtcattttcaggaaatgatattttagaaaacattttcttggTTTCCAAATAGAATCCAATTGTTCCCGTACTTACTAGAGTTGTCAAAACGGGCCCAACCTGCCGGATTGGGCTCGTTTAACCCGAGTGGGAATAACGGGTTGGACCCACGGGCCAACTCGTATAAACCCGCATTCCCACCCCCAACCTCAAATTTATTGTGTAAATGGAgtattgtattaatattttaaaatattgttgttaaCAAGATTTAAACCCTTTACCTTTCACATAACTTACCACTATTGAAACCAACTATATGTAAATGACACTTGTTAAACATCcttatatacgtatatatttattatttagatcATTCACAAgcattatatatactttatttatattaaatttattacaagtattaattaatacaattaattgtatctttataacaatattaatgtttaatttattaatttatttatattaaatttattacaagtagtagttaatgaaattaattgtatctttatataaatattagtataaaatttattaatttatttatattaaatttattacaagtattaattaatacaattaattgtatctttatataaatattaatataaagtttatttataaaattaaaatctaattatatatgtgtgtgacaTACATGGAGTTTATTCAAAAGGTTTAATGTGCTTGGTTGAAAATGGTGTTATTGTTAACTTAGAGTTTGAAGGTTTAATTCCTAACatgtagaaaattaaaaaaaaaattaaaaaaaattaaaaaattaacggGCTGGCCCATTAGCCATCCTACACGGATTGTGTTGCCCAAATCTCAACCCGTAGAAAACAGGCTGGACTGGACTATTTTCGAATCTCGGGCTGGCCCGTTTTGACCGCTCTAGTACTTACCCCTATTAAATCTTGCATATATGATGTTAATATTTTACAGGCCATGACATATTAACGTGTAAAATttgatacaaataatatttcCCTAAAAATGTACCatgcatattttttttcatcaaatttcTATAAACACAACATAAGCAATTTTATAGATCAGATAATCATTACTAAATAAACAAGCATACAGTACTAGCCAACAGGCCTCGTGGAAATCCAAGCCAATAACAAGGAAACAATATTGTTATCAGTGATGTTTCTTGTGAAGGTTTAAGGCTGCAAACAAGATGAGCAACAAGAACAAGACCGAGGCGACGAGTGATATTCCGACGGCCGCTGCCACTTGGCCGCAGAATCTCTCGAACACGTTACACACTTTGTTCCACCGCACATGTGTGTTCCCCTTGTAGCCCATCAGCCCGATAGCTGCTGCAGCTCCGCCGCCGGAAAAGAGCAGCGCCACTGCTATGAGATCCAGGATGATAATCATTAAGGACATGCCATTATATTTTCCCCTGTTTGCCAGTGTGAAGACCATGGAAACAACCGCATATGCACAGGCTATTGCATTCACCACCACAAAGTACCTGAAAACAGAAGGAAAGAATTTTAGTGTTTGACAGACGATACAGACATATAAGTCCTTAGAGTGAGACATGTTGGAAAATTATGGAAATAGTTAACTATATATCCTAAGAACATCAATTCTCACTTGAGATATTACCAAGGCAATTGTTATACCCTAGatcagggttcatattgcattgtgaactcaatacaaatattatgtaccttcaatttttttttaaaaggaaaaaaaaaatatttgtaccCACAGTTAACCGTTTTTGTACAGTAAATAAATAACTtcataattgctgacacataatatgataactacaagTATAGAAAGTGTTAACCTGCAGAAACGGGACATTTAAGAtcagggtctacaatgcaaattataaaaatattttagatcctggttcatgatataatttgcattACTATGCCACCTACGCGCTAAGGTCGAAATATGATACCcttattttaaaacaaattaataaatattgacATTTCAAAGTCCTATTCTGTTTTAGATGACAAGAGAAACATTTGTCACTACATAACGCCAAAACGGTGTGCATTAGATACACAAAAGTATTACTGTCAAAGTGGACCGAAGCCCGCGGGTCAACCCACACCCGCCCCGCGATAGGGCGGGTTAGGCTACCAAAAAGAGACTGTTAAGGCCTGTGGCGGGCTGCAGGCCATaccttttatatatgtatatatttatgtatgtatacatatgcatatacatatacatatatatatatatatatatatatatatatacacacacacacacacatatatatatatatatatatattattcaaaaaataattaaaataaaaattcgcGAGGCCCGCCAACCTATGTGGGACAAGCTAGTGTTGCATGAACCCTAGCCTGCAGGCTTGGCAAGTCGGCCCACAAAAGCCCACCAAAATTTAGGCTCACGTTAGGACGAACTTAATAGAGCGGGCTGACCCACTTTGACAAAACGGGCGAACTTATGTCTCAGCCTTTTCAGGATATTTCAAGTAATATTCGTCACATCTTGTGCGGGCTAGTAGAACTAATAGTAGGACATTTCTATATTTGCAGTGTAGTCCAAGATAAATAGATAATATAGATCGTATTGACATACACATTAATACATTATGCAATTAGTATTCTATAAACTCtgtgaattataaataaaaagtacatttttaatatattaacagtatattatttatatacgtaaagtatattatttgaaaataccTTATTTAAGTGTTGAAAGTACgttatatttacttttaattattcaatttataactcttctttctttagtaattttatttaacattttaaaataatttttaactttaatttttaatttttaaatacataaattttatatgctaatattaattaaatattaaaaaaaagaatttgaaaataactttaatcaaacatgttaattaaGTAGTGGGgaagtaagtatatatatatatatatattggggatACTTACACAAAGGCCGACAAGTGATGCGACTTAGCGGTGAGCGGAACGCTGACCGGCGGCAAGGTGGGAACGATCTGCGTGGTGACAACCGTGGTCTGCTTATCCACTCCGAGAACTATGGCCGCCACAAGGGTGAGTACAAAGGCTAAAAGCCTTAAAAGAAAGTCTGCCCATCTAATACTTTGCTTGTTGGCCACCGCCACTACCTCCCGTCTGCCGCCCTCCACCTCCATTCCTCGCTCCAGGCTTACCGGCGCAGTCTTGCTCTCGCTCTGCATAATTCCAAACAACAAAATACAAGCAGAATACTCGTGCTTTTCAAGAGAAATAAAAGGGTTGAGAAGCTAAGGGAGATAGTTGCAGATAGGGGAAGAGGGTATTcagtatctatatatatacaagataaGAGGTGGGAAAGAACAAAGTGTGTACGTGGTATTGGTTTGACCAGCGAAATGCGGAAACAGGATGTTTGACTTCCAGGCTTCCATGGTGGGGGGGAGGGGTGGGGTTGGATTAGCGTTTGAGCACTGCTATATATGTCAAATGCCGCTCACGGGGCTAATAGTCAATCCTTATAAGAGTATCAGAATTCCCACTGCACTATTGACCCTTATTCAtgtactagtttttcttatgcgcgatgcgtaaaaaataggtgcccaatattagtattttatttaaaattttaaatttatttaaattttaatatggtactaataataataataataatgtaaaatatttttataaattggatatttatattttaaaaaataactaacatattaatttaatatttaatgtgtatttGAAGaacataagaaaatatatggtgg contains these protein-coding regions:
- the LOC116017124 gene encoding CASP-like protein 1E2; translated protein: MQSESKTAPVSLERGMEVEGGRREVVAVANKQSIRWADFLLRLLAFVLTLVAAIVLGVDKQTTVVTTQIVPTLPPVSVPLTAKSHHLSAFVYFVVVNAIACAYAVVSMVFTLANRGKYNGMSLMIIILDLIAVALLFSGGGAAAAIGLMGYKGNTHVRWNKVCNVFERFCGQVAAAVGISLVASVLFLLLILFAALNLHKKHH